From the genome of Colletotrichum higginsianum IMI 349063 chromosome 4, whole genome shotgun sequence, one region includes:
- a CDS encoding F-box domain-containing protein, with protein sequence MKLRSKTTYSLDDVNSNLHWATLPAEIRLMILKELEGGNGRHDFSCWTRVSWEWQAFFEPQNFQDLKLQFPGFDIDDLNSIVYGYRRNLVKKISLHVRTEEYDTTNKFDEPETKDTIKANNKLFSQALKKMFCSLSTWVHDSSTGGIGFKLSASSPSDVDHPWKHRLEPTQYDRSRIHSLNSKRRLLGNLLDLSSGSLKLAQVPIIRCFSVNQHCYRSLSRAALAKILSSLCCLQSINYEPWHAIGRTGHFPRDEAIIMLLERVSEYATVKSVHLWEAQSPMHRNPRFLRSVNDGLILAAVNASYNLRYFTLCHAIDAKDFFQNVSRDVSGEPAEASSGLRGWPALSHLALTTHIGDLTSSPTTLKRLLLEASQAAMRMPQLEVMEIWAPGAGEGFIFRYEVRKDLALLTVVASWQLALSKEVVKSWKIVASHWAPREFTHQMRLAGSETTTSSSPFAYCRKLRLRKLLREWR encoded by the coding sequence ATGAAGCTACGTTCAAAGACTACGTACTCGCTGGACGACGTCAACAGTAATCTTCATTGGGCAACCCTGCCGGCGGAGATTCGACTGATGATTTTGAAGGAGCTTGAGGGGGGAAATGGACGACATGATTTTTCATGCTGGACAAGGGTTTCCTGGGAATGGCAAGCCTTCTTCGAACCGCAAAATTTCCAAGACCTGAAGCTTCAATTTCCCGGTTTCGATATCGATGATTTGAACTCAATTGTCTACGGCTACCGAAGAAATCTCGTCAAGAAGATCTCGCTTCATGTGAGAACTGAGGAGTACGACACTACCAATAAGTTCGACGAACCGGAAACCAAGGATACGATCAAGGCAAACAATAAGCTCTTCTCTCAGGCTCTGAAGAAAATGTTCTGTTCTCTTTCGACATGGGTCCATGATTCGTCCACAGGAGGTATTGGATTCAAGTTGAGCGCGAGCTCCCCTAGCGATGTAGATCACCCCTGGAAGCACCGCCTCGAGCCGACTCAATATGATCGAAGCCGTATACACTCCTTGAACTCCAAACGGCGTCTTCTCGGCAACTTACTAGACCTCAGCTCCGGTTCTCTCAAGCTCGCACAGGTCCCCATTATCAGATGCTTCTCAGTAAACCAACATTGTTATAGAAGTCTGTCGAGGGCGGCACTAGCGAAGATTCTTTCCAGCCTGTGCTGTCTCCAAAGCATCAACTACGAGCCGTGGCACGCAATCGGTCGTACAGGACACTTTCCACGCGACGAGGCGATCATCATGTTGCTAGAACGTGTGAGCGAATATGCCACGGTCAAATCAGTGCATCTTTGGGAGGCGCAATCTCCAATGCATAGAAACCCGCGATTTCTCAGGTCTGTCAACGACGGCCTCATATTGGCGGCGGTCAATGCAAGTTACAACCTTCGATACTTTACTCTCTGTCACGCCATCGATGCGAAAGACTTTTTCCAGAATGTGTCGAGGGACGTGTCAGGGGAGCCCGCCGAGGCATCAAGTGGTCTCCGCGGCTGGCCAGCCCTCAGTCACCTAGCCTTGACGACACATATTGGAGATCTGACTTCCAGCCCGACGACTTTGAAACGCCTGCTTCTGGAGGCAAGTCAAGCTGCTATGCGTATGCCTCAACTGGAAGTAATGGAAATATGGGCCCCGGGAGCTGGTGAGGGTTTTATCTTCAGATATGAAGTTCGAAAAGACTTGGCGCTGCTCACTGTGGTGGCATCATGGCAGCTCGCATTAAGCAAGGAGGTCGTGAAATCATGGAAAATAGTGGCATCTCACTGGGCGCCACGTGAGTTCACCCACCAGATGAGGCTGGCGGGGTCGGAGACTACGACATCGAGCTCACCATTCGCCTATTGTCGTAAATTGCGACTGAGAAAGCTACTCAGGGAGTGGAGATGA
- a CDS encoding Topoisomerase family protein — protein sequence MAATIRAHPIIRHHLELETPGAIRGLRTVSTCDIAVLADRDPLHGVSTIMILTKEPMQAADPEPSMATDPIPAHPKATSPFGWRSPLAAGRARGGPFRGRGRGAYQKIIPAERELLRARRDGVDDENLVAEGDGGIVYRDVDELSDDEEADMEISDNSDGESGEPSTKRARRSGNDESGNSIPKWSNPDPYTALPPPDAAERKKKDMVKMIRKARVDETAADKLAASTEAEEFISFDLDEPGGNDNGNADEEEEIILPPSEPPSPPSPPPPPPPHPAPPAQASHDIAREPPSGPRADRDSRPAPNASAASTAPSTPANKPSSLPPKPLVADDALGSRKRTADDHIKPPTYGPLKKVNRMPVGGAILPEWQVTKDEDPTPWIQADHSKTSDMSVWLHKEIVDFYEVVRPRDFEHEMRTQLVERLRRSLRTTDMDLVVCAQSWLNGAHSNFFGIRALRAFGKFLSQKKITHYNSMEFIASAKVPLVKYIDSITGLRVDISFDRLDGPQAVKTFAEWKEQFPAMPILVTMIKHFLAMRGLNEPVNGGIGSFTVTCMVVSMLQLMPQVQSRNLIPEHHLGEMLMEFFDLYGNRFDYVNTAIRMKPPGYMHKVLFQPIGLVDGSFLTKLELQARVREVVYKNTDRISVIDPNNPANDISGGSSNAGRILEEFSIAHSMLKQRINELTQQSSRVKRSASILETIYAGNYSSFRLQRAHLRKLYDAR from the exons ATGGCCGCTACGATTCGCgcccatcccatcatccGCCACCACCTGGAGCTGGAGACACCTGGCGCAATCCGTGGCCTGAGGACCGTGAGTACCTGCGACATCGCCGTTCTAGCAGATCGCGATCCCCTCCACGGCGTCTCAACCATTATGATTCTTACAAAGGAGCCCATGCAGGCCGCAGATCCGGAGCCTTCGATGGCTACAGACCCGATACCCGCCCACCCCAAGGCGACTTCACCTTTCGGATGGAGAAGCCCACTGGC GGCTGGACGCGCCCGTGGCGGACCCTTTCGTGGTCGCGGACGAGGCGCATATCAGAAGATCATCCCGGCCGAGCGCGAGCTCTTGCGCGCCCGtcgcgatggcgtcgacgacgagaacctggtcgccgagggcgatggcggcatAGTCTATAGAGATGTTGACGAGCTGTCGGATGACGAAGAGGCTGATATGGAAATTTCTGACAACTCGGACGGTGAATCGGGCGAGCCTTCCACCAAGCGCGCCCGCCGCTCGGGCAACGATGAATCGGGCAACAGCATTCCCAAGTGGTCCAATCCCGACCCGTACACGGCCTTGCCCCCGCCCGATGCTGCCGAGCGTAAAAAGAAGGATATGGTGAAGATGATTCGGAAGGCGCGAGTGGACGAGACTGCCGCCGACAAACTCGCTGCCAGCACAGAAGCAGAAGAGTTCATTTCATTCGATCTCGACGAACCTGGCGGCAACGACAACGGCAacgccgacgaagaagaagaaattaTCCTCCCGCCGTCCGAACcaccctctcccccctctcctcctcctcctccgccgcctcatCCTGCACCCCCTGCGCAGGCGTCTCACGACATCGCTAGAGAGCCTCCTTCTGGACCCCGCGCAGATCGCGACAGCCGACCTGCCCCCAACGcatcggccgcctcgacAGCACCTTCTACGCCCGCCAATAAGCCCTCAAGCCTGCCGCCTAAGCCCCtcgtggccgacgacgcttTAGGCTCGCGGAAGCGCACCGCTGACGACCACATCAAGCCTCCTACGTACGGTCCTCTGAAGAAGGTTAACAGGATGCCTGTCGGCGGCGCTATCTTGCCAGAGTGGCAGGTcaccaaggacgaggaccccACCCCCTGGATCCAAGCCGATCATTCCAAGACTTCTGACATGAGCGTCTG GCTTCACAAGGAGATTGTCGACTTCTACGAGGTTGTCCGACCCCGCGACTTCGAACACGAGATGCGAACCCAGCTTGTGGAGCGACTCCGCAGATCCCTCAGAACAA CCGACATGGACTTGGTTGTCTGTGCGCAGAGTTGGCTTAATGGCGCCCATTCAAACTTTTTCGGCATCAGGGCGCTCAGAGCATTTGGCAAGTTCCTCTCCCAAAAGAAGATCACCCACTACAACAGTATGGAGTTCATTGCCAGCGCCAAGGTGCCTCTTGTGAAGTACATCGACAGCATCACTGGCCTCAGAGTCGACATCTCGTTCGACCGCCTTGATGGTCCTCAAGCTGTCAAGACGTTCGCTGAGTGGAAGGAACAGTTCCCGGCCATGCCCATCCTCGTCACCATGATCAAGCACTTCCTCGCCATGCGTGGCTTGAACGAGCCCGTCAACGGAGGCATTGGTAGCTTCACCGTGACCTGTATGGTTGTCAGCATGCTGCAGCTCATGCCCCAGGTCCAGAGCCGTAACCTCATTCCTGAGCACCACCTCGGTGAGATGCTCATGGAGTTCTTCGATCTTTATGGAAACAGGTTCGACTATGTCAACACGGCAATCCGTATGAAGCCCCCGGGGTACATGCACAAGGTACTTTTTCAACCTATTGGACTTGTTGATGGCTCTTTTTTAACCAAGCTTGAACTGCAGGCCCGCGTCCGTGAAGTCGTGTACAAGAACACAGATCGAATTTCCGTCATTGATCCTAACAACCCTGCCAACGACATCTCTGGCGGCTCCAGCAATGCCGGCCGAATCCTGGAAGAGTTCAGCATCGCCCACAGCATGTTGAAGCAGAGAATCAACGAGCTTACCCAGCAGAGCTCCCGCGTCAAGAGATCTGCCAGCATTCTCGAGACCATCTACGCCGGCAACTACTCTTCATTCCGTCTTCAACGCGCGCATCTTCGCAAGTTGTACGACGCCAGATAA